One stretch of Miscanthus floridulus cultivar M001 chromosome 18, ASM1932011v1, whole genome shotgun sequence DNA includes these proteins:
- the LOC136523667 gene encoding protein PXR1-like — MEAKGGTSSVKRVDVDTDISELSASTASNTTLPHLEATNAERALDDNERRKMKEARKLKRQAREKKEEERLEEKKQRKEERRLKREVSRKRREARKKKEEEEKTTSASSIISSSYEDRDDDESYQVSEGNKEKKGKGKANNNKFVAVFFNYSSCRGPNTGVP, encoded by the coding sequence atggagGCCAAAGGAGGAACTAGTAGCGTGAAGCGAGTGGATGTCGATACGGACATCAGCGAGCTGAGCGCGTCGACAGCGAGCAACACCACACTACCACATCTTGAAGCTACCAATGCTGAAAGAGCTCTCGATGATAATGAGAGAAGAAAAAtgaaggaggcaagaaagctaaaaagacaagcaagagagaagaaggaggaggagcggttagaggagaagaagcaaaggaaagaagaaagaaggcttaaGAGAGAAGTAagcagaaaaagaagagaagctaggaagaagaaggaagaagaagagaagacaacaagtgcatcatcaatCATATCAAGTAGTTATGaagatagagatgatgatgagtcataccaagtgtcggAGGGGaataaggagaagaaaggaaagggcaaggccaaTAACAACAAATTTGTCGCCGTATTCTTTAACTACTCttcttgtcggggacctaacaccggggtaccctag